One window from the genome of Vibrio vulnificus NBRC 15645 = ATCC 27562 encodes:
- a CDS encoding YhcH/YjgK/YiaL family protein: protein MFVGKTTELAFTSCLSSNLKQIIAQVLAKLAEPIEDGRHELDGDNAFFLVMSDHTQPLALRKSECHQRYLDVQILLSGKETFGYSLQPFEALDEDYLAERDLAFSHHVVDEKFVTLGENEFIIFPPGQPHRPLIAPEGEGSPVRKVVIKVDGATL from the coding sequence GTGTTTGTCGGTAAAACAACAGAGCTCGCCTTTACATCTTGTCTCTCTTCAAATCTCAAGCAAATCATTGCGCAGGTGTTAGCTAAACTGGCTGAGCCAATTGAAGATGGGCGTCATGAGTTGGACGGCGACAATGCGTTCTTTCTGGTCATGAGTGACCATACTCAGCCGCTCGCGTTAAGAAAATCAGAATGCCACCAGCGCTACCTCGACGTACAAATTCTGTTAAGCGGGAAAGAGACGTTCGGCTACAGCTTGCAACCTTTTGAAGCGTTGGATGAAGATTATCTCGCAGAGCGAGACTTGGCATTTAGTCACCATGTTGTGGATGAAAAGTTTGTGACACTCGGCGAAAACGAGTTCATTATTTTCCCACCAGGGCAGCCTCATCGTCCTCTTATCGCGCCAGAAGGCGAAGGCTCACCCGTGCGTAAAGTGGTGATTAAAGTGGATGGCGCAACGCTTTAA
- a CDS encoding TrkH family potassium uptake protein: MNPFSSNNGLFYLADKASKQSKGNEPRIILLSFLAVLLPSAILLTLPVFSVSGLSITDALFTATSAISVTGLGVVDTGQHFTLAGKILLMLLMQIGGLGQMTLSAVLLYMFGVKLSLRQQALAKEALGQDRQVNLRRLVKKIVVFAFVAELIGFVLLAFRWVPEMGWQSGLFYALFHAISAFNNAGFALFSDSMMSFVDDPLVIFTLAALFIFGGLGFTVVGDVWMNWRRGFHFLHLHTKIMLVATPALLIIGTLLFFVLEQHNASTMGELSTSGQWLAAFFQSASARTAGFNSVDLAQFTQPALLVMIVLMLIGAGSTSTGGGIKVSTFAVAFMATWAFLRQKKHVVMFQRTVNWPTVTKSLAIIVVSGAILTTAMFLLMITEQAQFDKVMFETISAFATVGLTAGLTAELSEPGKYIMIVVMIIGRIGPLTLAYMLARPEPTLIKYPEDTVLTG, from the coding sequence ATGAATCCATTTTCTTCTAACAACGGCTTGTTTTACCTCGCCGATAAAGCATCGAAACAGAGCAAAGGGAATGAGCCTCGCATCATTCTGCTTAGCTTTTTGGCGGTACTATTACCCTCCGCAATCCTGCTGACATTGCCCGTTTTTTCTGTCTCGGGCTTGTCGATAACCGATGCGCTTTTTACCGCAACTTCCGCCATTAGTGTGACTGGACTTGGTGTGGTGGATACCGGTCAACACTTCACCTTAGCGGGAAAAATCTTGCTGATGCTGCTGATGCAAATCGGTGGTTTGGGGCAAATGACACTTTCTGCCGTGCTACTTTATATGTTTGGTGTGAAACTGAGTCTTCGCCAGCAAGCTTTGGCCAAGGAGGCACTTGGGCAAGATCGACAAGTGAATCTGCGGCGATTGGTTAAAAAAATCGTCGTCTTCGCTTTTGTCGCAGAGTTGATCGGTTTTGTGTTATTGGCGTTTCGTTGGGTGCCGGAGATGGGCTGGCAAAGCGGGCTGTTTTATGCCCTTTTCCACGCGATTTCTGCATTTAACAATGCTGGCTTTGCACTCTTTTCTGACAGCATGATGAGCTTCGTTGACGATCCTCTGGTCATCTTCACCCTCGCTGCACTGTTTATTTTCGGTGGCTTGGGGTTCACTGTGGTTGGGGATGTGTGGATGAACTGGCGACGCGGTTTTCACTTCCTGCATTTGCACACCAAAATCATGTTAGTCGCCACTCCTGCACTGCTCATTATTGGTACGCTCTTGTTCTTCGTCTTAGAGCAGCACAATGCCAGTACGATGGGCGAGTTAAGCACTTCTGGGCAGTGGCTTGCCGCCTTTTTCCAATCCGCCAGCGCGCGAACTGCGGGATTCAACAGTGTCGACCTCGCCCAGTTCACGCAACCAGCCCTACTGGTGATGATCGTGTTGATGCTAATTGGTGCAGGTTCAACCTCTACAGGTGGCGGGATCAAAGTCTCTACCTTCGCCGTTGCGTTTATGGCGACCTGGGCATTTTTGCGTCAAAAGAAACATGTGGTGATGTTTCAGCGCACCGTGAACTGGCCAACTGTGACCAAATCTCTCGCAATCATTGTGGTCAGCGGCGCAATTCTTACCACGGCGATGTTCTTACTCATGATCACCGAGCAAGCTCAGTTTGACAAAGTGATGTTTGAAACCATCTCTGCATTTGCCACGGTCGGTTTAACGGCAGGCTTAACCGCTGAGCTTTCGGAACCGGGCAAATACATCATGATCGTGGTGATGATCATCGGACGAATTGGGCCACTAACGCTGGCTTACATGCTGGCAAGGCCGGAACCCACCCTGATCAAATACCCTGAAGACACCGTATTGACGGGCTAA